The DNA region GAAACAGACGAGGAGTGAAATCCTTTGGGTCTTCTTCGTCATCAGCATCGAAGAAGTAATCTCCTGTGATTGGGTCTGGTAAGAAGTACTGAGTTTGTGAAGGAGctggattctcttgattatcGATTGAGTCGGTGCAGGACTCAGTAGATAATAAGTCGTATCTATTAGAGTTTGCCCCAGCAAATGGGCCTTTAACCTGCCAGATCTGTTTctcttttattaatttaatttctttcacatgggcctttttcttttttgggcccttcttataaaaaattaaaattaggaGCCTGGCCCAAATTTTGTGGGTTAACCTGCCGTGTATTGACCAAAGGAAAAGAAGCTGAGTTGCAATTTGAATTAAAGTAATTTTGCTGCTTAATCACGTGCGCTTGCTTTGTGTCAGTAGCAATTTTCGATGCACCTTCTCCTTCCTTCGACTTCTTCTTTTCCATTTCGCCGGAGCCTTTATTTCCGGCTGGCCTGGGTTTGAGATGAATGTCATCTAAAATCGTTATCTCGAAGCTCCAATCTCCCAGATCTAGGTCAAGCTTTGCGGGAAAGATTCCCGTTGTGTTCTGAATGCAGATACGAGCCCAAAAAAGATGATTTTTGTGTTTTGTATCGTCATCAATTTCAATGAAACCGCCACAGTTATCTCCGATGAACTTGAAAGTACTTTCTGTCCATGCATGAAGGGGAATACCAAAGACTTTGACCCATTTGCGCCCCGTACCAGTCCCTTTTTGTAAATCCGACGCCGGCGACCACCATTCCAAGGCCAATCTTCTACCATTCCAATACCAATCCCCTGCCTTGATTCTGATAGCTTCCTGTTTGGATGGGAAGTCGAACAAAAATTGATTGTGGTTAATTTGAGTGACCTTGAGGCCGGCTGTTACTTGCCATCTCTTGACGAACCAGCTTTGAATTACTGATGGGTTTGGGTTAGCACTGCCGGCGTCGTTGAAGCATCCGATGagacattttgaaagaaagtgTTCATTCCCAGGTATCCCTTCAGAAGGATCCATGGCTGGCCATTGGAGGATTTTTGCAGCTTCCATGTATGTTTTTGCTTGCTCCGTGGCTAGCTGAAACCTGGGGTTTGAAGCCTTACCAAGATATCTTTGAATTTTTTCAGCAATATCTCCCCATCCCGTATTGAAATCTATCTCAGGAACAATGATAGCTGACTTCCTTTGGCCTATCTGTGTCTCGATTCGCACGTATCTTCCATAGCTGTTGAAATTCTGAGTCACCCTGTAGGAATAAGCTTGTATCTTCCTAGCCCATCTCCTACATCTGTTTCCATACCCAAGTGAAGCTTGCTTCAAAGCCTCACAAATCCATCTCAGGTTGCTTTCATCCACCTTAATACTGCTGATGAATCTTTTGCTGCGCTCGTAGAGAATAAACCATCTGTCACAGTCTTCACTTACATCTTTTAGCTCGAAGGATTTGTCCCCTGAGATAAAGAAAAGTCTCCGGGCCATATTCATCGGATCTATGACAAATGGGTATCtaaagaaagaggagagagaagttaagaagaaaaggaaggggAAAAGAAGAGAGGTGGAATTGATTCCGGTGATCAGAAGGATCACCGGAGGGGGAAGGTTTTTGGAGAAGTAGCTAGGTCATATTCTTGGAGAATGTGCCTGggagaattttgaattttttgccAAACATAGTTACTCTAAAGAAGCAAGTAACCTGACACAGTATTCTGGAAATGTGCTTAATGTATGGTGATCAGTTGTTAGCGCGATACAGCTTGGAGGAGTCACATAAGTGGTTTAACATAGCTATTATGTTAAGTTTCATCTTTGGTTATAGGATTTTGGTTATAGCAATTGAGAAAATGCATCCTTAACATATCAGAGAGCTTGAGAAAAGCAGCAACGTAGTCGTAACGACTAGTTTATAACTGACACATGACATtgctttgtttattttcttattttttctatatTGATCCAAgttgtttattttcttattttttctaagGTTGATCCAAGTGCAAAAAATATGAATACCAGAAAATGGCCAATGTTTGAGGATTGGGAGGAAATCTTTGGCAAGGATAGAGCAACAGGAGAGTTCGCAGAAGGGCCGTTAGATGCTGCTGAGGATATTCTAAGGAGTCAAGCTTCAGGACTTTCTAATGACATGAGCTTGGGATTTCCTATCGAcattgatgatgaagaagaagatgatgctAGTCACGGACCTAATATAGCTACCGAAGAAGCTGAAAATGCTTATGCTAGACCTAGTTTCACTGGAGCATCTGCATCTGAACATGAATATGCTGGAGCATTTGAAAATGAACATACTGGATCCCAACGAAACCATAAACAAGGTGAGCATGCTAATAGGTCCTCTGCTAATGTcaatgaaaaagagaaaagcaagaaaagaaaaagggttgTGGAGGATGCTACTGAGACATTTCGTAAGGGTATGATGGAAGTTATGAAAAACTTTACTGAAAGTCAAGACAAAAGAAGGGGTGCCTTGATTGACAAGATTGGGGATCGTGATCTATCCGATCTTCATGGTCAAATTTATTCCATCCTTGAATCTCCTGCATTTGAGTTGTACTCCGGAGAGCAACGTATCAAAGCTACAATGATTCTCTGTGATGATGTCAGAAAGATGAATCTTTTTTTTACGTATGGGTGAACTTCAGCGCCAGACAATAGTCATCATGATCGTCAATAATAAACTTTGAAATATGGTAAAGTTGTGTGTATAAGTGGTGGCACTAGTTTAATAGTTTTTTCTCGACTAACAACTTTAAAGTTTGACTGTAGTGCCATTTTTTGATACCTCGGGTTATGTCCATACTCTTTAGTTGATACCTGGTGGGCACGAGGATGCTATATTTTTGTGTAACTAATGACTATTAAATAGCTTAACTCTAGTGTAAATGTTAAGTgcatatgtaaatgctatgacagttctttgatttctctttttaGCTTAACTATGTATTTGATGCCTCTAAATTCGACTGTTTTGGTTATGTCTTTCTGGAGAATTAGTGAATCTTGGTCTGTACCTCTAATGTGGAGTTGATTGTGAGTAGGATCTGGTGAAAGTTAAGGTCACAGCAAGTAATCTGGTATGTAATGTTTGATGTTTTAAGTGGTATAAGTGAAGCTGCTGAACTGAGTTTTGCTGTATGGGCACAACTCCTATCTTTTCGTTTTCCCAGCTTGGCTTTTCAGATTTGTAAGACTTTTAAATGCAATTCTTTTGCTTATAAATATGTTTGTTCCAAAACCAATTTACTCTAGGTAGCTCTCCCAATTCTGAAAATGACTTGACTTGGACATTGTGCGCTAACAATAGCACTAGTGTTGACTTTGGGAAGTGGCACTACAAAAATCAGTATCTTCATTGATTGTGTATACTATGAACAAGAGTGTGAGATGGAGAAAAATCGCAGACAACCCAGGAACTAGTATGTTTAAAAGAGAATTGATGTGTTTCAAATGGATAAAGGAGCAAGAAGAGGGGAAATTTTAGGCATTTTGGTAAAACAGggtggagggtatttttgtaaacaaacaacTTCTTCTTAGAAATTAGGCaatgcatgttatttttaatacaacaTACCAAACAGTGAATTAGAATAGCActaggataacttatcccagtataactaatcccagcataacttgtcttcaaaccaaacgacccctaagaatTATATACGTAATATACCGAGTTTAGTCgggtgaccatgtgttcacgtgacccattttTCCTACCTAAATTTGCCCCTGCTGACAACAAAcccaagtttaaaaaaaaaattaaaaaaaataaataaataaataaaaggaatagCAAAAGACGGAAGAGGTGCCTAACAATCTTCTCGCACTTGAGCAAGAAAAACGGTTATGACAAAGTTCAAGTTTCTCACAGAGATACAAAACTAAGGGCTTGTCTGGTACAagggataaggataaataatcTCGGGATTATATTTGCGATGAGTTTATCCCACGCGTGGCTGGGATAAAATCGCAGTATAACTAATCACGGcattagttatcccgggattgtagtgttattttatccctgtgggagggtggaataactaatcccaagataagttatcctgggataacttgtttccaaccaaacgacccctaaaagacacatatatacacactctACAGCAAACAAGAGTAAACCTGTTCATCATTGAATTGTCTCTTCAAGGTCCTGATGTGCTGTGGCTCATCCTCATCCCAAGTAAGTTCAATATTGCTATGCTGCAGAGCTCGAGTGTGAAAATCTAGACCTTCATAATCTGCAGGGGCCTAAGTACCAAAAGAATATAATAATCAATCAcctaaatcatcattttcatttcttcCCCCTTTTAAGAGAATAGTACTCTAGCAGGTAAAGTgaagaagaccaaaaaaaaaaaatcctccaaAGATGCAAAAGAAAAATGTTAGTGTCTtacttattaaaaaatatattagtgTCTTATCAAGAAAAGGACAGTTAAAACATAATACAAAATTGAGAAGACGAAAAAATTGCTAACACAATATCTTCTTTAGCAACAAAAATTACATATGCCATGAGAAcattaattttgtaaaaagcAGTAGCTCTTAGAAACAGTTGTCGACTCCTCGCGCAAGACCAGAGAGCAGAGGGAAAAACAAGGGCAGAGAAGAAAGACTTGTCATTTATCATTTTCCTTGGCAGAAGAGTGATCTcggaaataaaaggaaaacatgcacacacacaattagatcactttttttatttgatgaaaACAAGCAGATAACTCAGCATATCTAAACTATAATATACTATATAACAACCAATGAACACTTCAAAACAAATGCAATTAGATTTTACATTTTCAGCAAATAATAACCGCTAAAACTAAAGGCTCCTGTGATGACAAAGTGATATCATAAATTACCTCTGTTGCAATGTCACGTGGTTGATGCTTGAATTCCATGGAATCTGGAATAAACCTCAAATCTAATTTGTTTGATGTTCTTTCAAACTCAACCCCATCGCAAGTTTTGTAATGGTATCTGCTGTAGCAGTTGAATCACATTCCACCACAGCATAATAATACCTGCAAAGTACAAAAGAAGTATCTTTAAAAGGAGACCCAAGGGAGATATAATGAAAGACATAGGAATTAAGAAACACGGAATAGAGGAGCATAAggcaaaaagagaagaagaaacagAATATATTTCAACAAGTTATCACTTTTAGTCAGCATAAAATGCAAGGTATTTCAACAAGTTATCACTTCTTCATCAGATTTTCCAAGATTGGCattgattttcttaattaatgGAGATGTAATGGGCTGTTAAATATAGTGAATGAGGCTTTATTGGAAAAAGCAAATGTGTAATACTAAACTGAATTCTACATTCAATTTTAAAGAGTATAATAGTGCGAGGTATTTGTAGAGACTCACCAGTACTATTATCATAGTCTCTTACCAGTggtggatccaggattttcacttAGGGGGTtcgaaaaaataacaaaagctaaatataaaaataacgtTGTCAATGGGAATCGAACCTAGGACGCAATaacaattttgaacaccctggaccacttgagctaaccttttgcatttATTCTTCAAAAgtctatatatgtacataaacacagaaatctaccctatatatagactgtaattttttgccgagggtgttcgggtgcTCTAAATCCGCCTCTGTCTCTTACTACTCCCACTATCCCAATTCACGTGATACACTTACTATTTACAAcgacacaaatatctatggcttgttttagatcacaaatttcaaaaatataatcgcataaattgggacggagggagtacttattatgattcttttttaaaatgtgtACTATATGACTTTTGCTTGTACTCTGTCAAATTCAAATTCTAGTACAGTTTATGATTACAGAAATTGGAATACCTACGGTATGCTACAGAATTGTAATATTTCAGATTGTATCATCACCTTTGATTTCTCCTTCTGCCTCTTGTGTTTTTCACCATCTTCTTCCTCTGCTGCTTGTTCTTCTTCCTGAATGTGGTAATAATGGTTAAGAGGGTTATTAGAGGAGGATTTATTACGGGGTTTGCCTCTAATATCAGTGGGCGCTTTTGATGATGTGAAGTTTTTGTCAGTGAACATACGGTTAAATCTAGAATCAATTGTGACTTTCGACTTTTTCTGTGGCGGTTCACGGAATCTAGGGTCTGAGTGTAACGCCGCAAATCGAGAATCATTGATGAGCCCAACCCAAATGCTTAACTGAATCAAAAGCCCATCCATTACATGTGAGTTGATAATGGGCGAATTGCACAAAATAGCGGTTTTTAGATCCCCAATTTAGACAATAACCAGACCTTTTAGATAATACGAGCGTAGTTACAGATATTGAAATGTAAAAAAATTTCTGCTTGAAATTTATGTTGGCTATTAAAAATTATGTACTTACGATTTTCAAATTTAGGCACATGAACTAAGGATTGCGGATTCTGCTTAAGCTTGCTATAAAAGCTTATGAATTTATgtttttcatttagacacctgAATTAAGAATTCTACTGGTTGAACAACTAATTATCTATAGTAATTTTAAAGCTGCACCTTATATAAGAAATACAATACATAAGATATGttttaatcatttaaaattaACTGCTTGTGTAAAATTTAGTATTTATTATCAGTGTATATAAGTTGAATCTGCTAAGAAATAGTACTTAATAGGAGAGTTGCCAATCCCATTTCTAAAAATCTCGGTTAGTACAAAGCCAGCTTGCGTTCCTAACTACCAGTCACATCTCAATAATGCTATATTCCAGTCTAATCCTTTCGCCAAATTATTGTAACTAACAAAAATTAGTCTTAGATAACAAGCCAGAACAACATGGGAAAC from Lycium ferocissimum isolate CSIRO_LF1 chromosome 2, AGI_CSIRO_Lferr_CH_V1, whole genome shotgun sequence includes:
- the LOC132046404 gene encoding uncharacterized protein LOC132046404, with product MNTRKWPMFEDWEEIFGKDRATGEFAEGPLDAAEDILRSQASGLSNDMSLGFPIDIDDEEEDDASHGPNIATEEAENAYARPSFTGASASEHEYAGAFENEHTGSQRNHKQGEHANRSSANVNEKEKSKKRKRVVEDATETFRKGMMEVMKNFTESQDKRRGALIDKIGDRDLSDLHGQIYSILESPAFELYSGEQRIKATMILCDDVRKMNLFFTYG